The window AGGAGCACTTTACACCGCAGTCAAGAGCTTCAAGGGCACCAAAATTGACGAGGTAACCGTAACCATCGATGCTGTGGTGGAGGTCCTGAAGAAGTCTGAAAATGGCTGGTGGCTTGTCAGGTATTTAACCATGTGACCTGGGTCAAGAATTTTACACGAGACTATTTTGTTATGGATTGTTTGAAACAATGAGGGCATTGTCGCAGACACCTCTGTGACTggcaaaaagacaacaaaaaccaGGATGGGTGACAGGAACATTAGGATGCAATGAAGAATAGCTGATAAAAGGCTCAGTGGGGATCGCTTCCCTGTCCGCTAATCAGCAGAGACAACACAAATCAGTctaaataagataagataaaacatccatttttatacacacaaacaattaatgatttgtgtttttatgcttgattTAAACTCCTTTGGTAGTAACTTCCTCAAGTATTACAGCTCGACTTATTCAGgcttcctctgaaaatgagatTTAAATCTCttcctggttaaaaaaaaaaaaaggtaacagaGTATTGTACTATAGTATAATCTGAAAAGGATCAGCTTTAATTCTTTCATAACATCTGTTGTCATGGCTTAAAAAGACTAGAAACCACAtaagcagtaaaaaaaatgctggataCGTTAAAGCAGTATTTCCAGTTTTgatctctttatttttgttatttaacaGATCCACTGGAAAAGTGGGGTACATCCCTACAATGATACTGGAGCCCTACCGCTACCCTCACACATGTATGCCATCCCACCAAGATCAGGGCACCCCCCCTTCTCTCCTCGTTCCCTCCTCAAACCTGGAACAGCAGTCCAATCTCAGCCGCTCCCAAGGAAACCTGCTGCAACATTTCCCCATCAGGTCTTTGTCACCTCACCCAATCCAGACAGACAGTAAACAAAAGTCCAGGTCTCTTGGGGTTTTGCCTGAGCACCTTCCTGCACAGCCTTCTGCAAATAGTACCAGTGCTGCTACAAATGTTTCCTCTACACCCACCACTTCCTCTCACCCTCCTCTGCCCACGATCACAGTGGAGATGGATGGAGGTGTCAAACAACACAGCGGGAGTCTGGCAGGAGATAGCGATGACAGCTTTACGAGTGACAGCACCGACTTCAGCTTCAGCGATGACTTGAGCTTCTCGTCCCTCAACCTGAGCCCCAGTGCCAATGATGAACAGCTGCATCCCAGCCGTACGCCTCCCCCTGGGTCAAGCAACACCCTCAGCCCAACAGGCCCGAAAGGAAGACTAGTCTCTAGTGTCTCTGATCCTGCCCTCTACAATGCACCCACATTACCCAAGGTGCCACCCAGACCGAGGGCCCAGGAGATCCTCTCCCGGTGTACCTCTGTCACTCGCAAGAATGCAGCAAGAGGTAATCAGCTGAGATAATCAATTGCTgaaatttctctttaaaaaatagCTGTATTATTTTTGAGGTTATAAGAGTAAAGCTAATGGTAAAATCTGACTTAAGAGATTTAAAAAGGTTTGTTTAGATAAGGGAATATGTTACATTATATAGCTATTTAATCATCAGTACTTTGATTACTTTAATTAATCAGACATTTAATGTGCATGATTTACATCTCCACTGTTCTATCTTCCATACTGGAAGCTTTTTGTTGTGCTTTATATGCATTTAGTCTGAGTAGATTCAATGAAGGATGGTTCAAGCTGTTCATTTAGACTCCAAGAAAAGTAAATGTCTGAATATCATTGTGTGGAAGCTGTTCAAATTCCTTTGTGGCCTATCCTGCTGTGTATACTGAACAGTGAATACACACTTCAGTATGTGACCTGGGTGCACTCACATTATTGAGtagcaaagaaataaaagcatttttggAAACTCTGCTTGTTTTGGTATCTGTTTCACACCTAAACCTTGATTCAAAGCACCTGAAGTTAGAAGAACGATGGTGCAATTTAGTTTTGAATGTTATAAAATTAGAAGCTCAGAGGACAACCTTGCTAACTACATAAAGCTccaccaaaactaaatgacattttacagctgtttttcaTGCTGCGTGTTCTTCAAGAACAGCAGCCCTTACCTAGATTCTGGTAGGAAACCAAAATACCAaaacctccagctcagcctagAGACTTTCACTGGGACACCAGGAATCATTcaccacattttgttttaatcagACAAACCAGTTATTTGTCAAAGCGCCCTGAGCGCGCTCTCACCTGGACGGAGATCCAGCCACTCAGCACCTGAAGCACTCACTCAGCACGCAACTGTGTGATGGGTTCAATTTTAATGACTCCTTcttagcttttattttaatatgcatCACTTATTCAAATGTGACtccttttaaatcaaacatttttaattttataaacaTTTGCAGTCAtaacttctaaaaaaaaacaaaacaaaaaaatctccatTGTTAAAAGAGGAAACTGCTGTCTGGATTGAAACTGTGTTCATACAGTCGAGCCAGTAGATCAGGACTTTGCAGCACTGCAGAACAAATGGCATGCACTGTGTGTGAAGATGGCCCCAGCTTCCTCCTTCCCTCTTCTTTTTACTTCCCTGCAGCCTTTTTTGTCATAAGAAACCAAGGTTGTTAAAAATCTGTACGGAACAGCAGATGCATTGGCACAAGACTCAAAGTCTTCAGCACTCTGCTGAAGTGGTCCTAACAAATGTTATCATTTCACATCCGAGCTGCCTCCATCCACCAATAAGCTGAGataagagccccccccccccttcagaaGTGAGTCACCTCATGAACTTGGAGATTCTTGTCAGCTGGCAAAAGTCTGGCACTGTGGAGCCGAAGAAACCGGGAgaccttttgtctttttaactaCTGTTTCATCCTCCAGGTCTTCCTCTCCTGAACTCTCCTCACTTTCAGATTGGTGTTTGCCATTAGTTTTGTGGCTCGCTCCGTTTTCTACACGCTCGTTGTCGGTGGAGGCTTTGTTGGTGGCGCTGACATCGTCAAGCTCCTCTTCACTTTCAACAGAGCAATCTGGGTCTTCGTCTTGCCCGCTGTCGTTGCCTTCGTCTCGTCTCTCGTCGCTGCcgctctctcttttctccttgTCGATCACAAAGAAAGGCTGGGCCTGTGCGAGAGGCGTTGTATCCATTTCTTCATCTTGGCCCATGCTGGACAGGATATAATAACATAAATTAGGCTGATAAACTAGAAATATTTTTAGGTAATAACCTCTAGTTAGATACAGAGTATGTTTCCAGGTATCTATGAGGCCTCATTCAGACAAGGAAGAACTGACTTTCAGTGGTGCTGATTAATAAGCATTCCATCTTTTATGAGTTCTGCATTCTAAtgaggtaaaaagaaaaaaaaaactgggtagAGAAAAAACTACTTAAATGTGATTTTGTGGCAAACTGTTCCTTTAATATAGTTGGTTTCCTTTGAAACCACAAAGAAGCAACACAATCCATATTTGGCACCAGGATTCATTCACGTTGTGTTTTAATCAGACAAACCGGTTATTTGTCAGAGCACCCTGAGCGCTCTCTCACCTGGACGGAGCTCCAGCCACTCTCATTTTCTGCCACATGTAGTTCAAGAACATGGATGCCTGCAGCAGACGGCCAATCCTCTGCATGTGTCTCTCTGTGGGagagaaaataataacaaataaaaaatgataaagtTAGAGCTAGGCAAGGATGTGATAAGAAGTCTATTAATTAGCAACACTGATATTTTTACATTCATGTATGAAAAAAGATTATACTGTATATCATGTTTAACAAACATGATATACAGGCCAAAACATCTTCTGTTGTCTAGATAACTATCCACATACTACATGTTAGGTAACTATACACATCCTACAATCAAAACCCTGCAGTATTACTTAAGCCACAGTGAGTTCTATCCTCTTTACATTACTGTCTGCTGAACATTGTACACACCTACATACCAAAGAAAGCTACAAAGAAAGCTTCCTGCTCTGCAGATTTTTgttatcattcattttctttgtgggTGACAAACTGCACGAACTGCTGTGAGAAATGTGCCAGAACTACTTCAAACCTGTCTGTTTCCATCACATCATTAGCACACAGGCCTTCTCCAGCTTAGTTCATACCAATCGTTTGGAACATGTTCAAGTTTTTTACTTTGGCAAGCTATGATGATGGTGTTGCTCTTGTAATCctaatattttattctgtatattAGGCACCTATTTGTAGGTTTCGAAGCCTGTCTAAAATTCAGATTAAAATTTTTGAATCAAAGTTTTACAGACAATTATTCTTCTCTTCCGCCTGAGACACTTTTTTGTCTCAGCTGGACAGAGACTCGCCCCCTGCTGACCTGTATATGGAATGAGGCCCTCCAGGTGCGTTCGGGCTCCCTGGtactgcagcagctcttcaggTGGCAGGTGTGTGAGCAGCACCTGGAGGACAGCCTGGGCATACAGACAGTTCCTGGCGTTGGTGTTCCACACCACACAAAAGCGCAGAAGTGACTCTGAGTGGATCCAAGGAAACAGAAGACAGGTTATTAAAGTTCTTCTGTGTTACGCTCTGAAATGACAGGTAATTTATACAGTACTGTTCGGCTGGTATTGTGTAACAAGAACACCGCCTTGCGGGGCAAAATATGCCCGTCACACTGTATTAACTCTGTTTGTTGTCacatgaaaaacattaaaagatttaattatgtgaccttgacctttgaccttgacctCCAGGAGTTGATCTCTGCATAATGTCTTGATATGGAAAATAATCATGCAAGGTTCCATCAAAATCCTTCAAACCATTTCTTAGATATGAAATGGACATGAAAAAacgtaaaaaaatatttaaccaTAAGaccatgacctttgaccttgacaCCAGTGACCCCATATACAATCCCAATCTTGCTTTAGTCATAGCCCATCTACCCATAAAGTTTGGTAAGGGCAGGCCAAACAGTTATTGAATGGACATTTCAGTGGACACTGCCCGGACGCCCTCCACGGGTGATCACATAATACGCCCTCTTTTGACGGATGTATTAAAAGTCGTTCTCTTTTTAACATG is drawn from Archocentrus centrarchus isolate MPI-CPG fArcCen1 chromosome 8, fArcCen1, whole genome shotgun sequence and contains these coding sequences:
- the noxo1a gene encoding NADPH oxidase organizer 1a, whose translation is MASKRYPINIHLVGVLHKEKSQFYKTSVFWSDDSDGVIYRSFREFKKMHKQLKKAFPPANKLRNSDRIIPRFRDRRIKQRRGRKTPTKSLMHLKFLQKYCDALLRCDQRVCQSKDLIQFLSPRDQDLQPEFAKNGIMVMPSEDERRIEGVDGNGGDVTHPFITETYKCVAPYETTDTKNKPFKVATGDKLDVVVKDKGGWWLVETEDKRIAWFPAPYLQRIDDDDNNGDEEEIDGIPEKGALYTAVKSFKGTKIDEVTVTIDAVVEVLKKSENGWWLVRSTGKVGYIPTMILEPYRYPHTCMPSHQDQGTPPSLLVPSSNLEQQSNLSRSQGNLLQHFPIRSLSPHPIQTDSKQKSRSLGVLPEHLPAQPSANSTSAATNVSSTPTTSSHPPLPTITVEMDGGVKQHSGSLAGDSDDSFTSDSTDFSFSDDLSFSSLNLSPSANDEQLHPSRTPPPGSSNTLSPTGPKGRLVSSVSDPALYNAPTLPKVPPRPRAQEILSRCTSVTRKNAARGNQLR